The following coding sequences lie in one Glycine max cultivar Williams 82 chromosome 19, Glycine_max_v4.0, whole genome shotgun sequence genomic window:
- the LOC100811813 gene encoding heavy metal-associated isoprenylated plant protein 32, producing the protein MSKQDFLKVQSCVLKVNIHCDGCEQKVKKLLQKIDGVYSVRIDADEGKVVVAGDVDPAKLVKKLKRGGKHAEIWQNQKGEMMYNHKYPINQNMMQLGGKDNNKSQNQKGQKEKGAGGVGQLAHFPNIKGIQDLKVPAKEQKSVKFNLPEDEFDASDDGFDEYDDNFDEYDEEGLSHGHPLNQKKMMPMMGDGRGPHGPPAMMNGPAINHNHKGNSGGSSVKKADVIDQAMMFKGKGGNFNEAYGGKKGSSNQKVEKKKGDDHKKKNGLLGRFLGFGKKKSKKGELEEATNTNNSKNGGENKKGKEGKKGEGKLEDHANNDFDFHDYGHTLTHPKNNVKEGQMGPGPIMGHQMKNIPSVQGLPAMNDDGGYYQGVQMQHAPYNNLQQQHYMGMMMNQQQHQHQQANLNNNMYPTSMMYGRSHPSMNYMPPPPMPSHPMADPITHTFSDENVESCSIM; encoded by the exons ATGAGTAAACAAGACTTCTTGAAAGTTCAG AGCTGTGTTCTCAAGGTTAATATCCACTGCGATGGTTGTGAGCAAAAAGTCAAGAAACTGCTGCAGAAAATCGATG gGGTTTATTCTGTGAGAATAGATGCAGATGAAGGGAAAGTGGTAGTGGCAGGAGATGTGGATCCAGCGAAACTGGTAAAAAAGCTAAAGAGGGGAGGGAAGCATGCTGAGATATGGCAGAACCAGAAAGGAGAAATGATGTACAATCACAAGTATCCCATCAACCAGAACATGATGCAACTTGGGGGAAAGGACAATAATAAGTCTCAAAATCAAAAGGGTCAGAAAGAGAAAGGTGCTGGAGGTGTTGGTCAACTAGCACACTTCCCAAACATTAAAGGGATTCAGGATCTCAAGGTACCTGCCAAGGAACAAAAATCTGTCAAGTTCAACTTGCCAGAGGATGAATTTGATGCCTCTGATGATGGTTTTGATGAATATGACGACAATTTTGATGAATATGATGAGGAAGGATTAAGCCATGGGCATCCATTGAATCAGAAGAAGATGATGCCAATGATGGGGGATGGCCGTGGGCCTCATGGGCCTCCTGCTATGATGAATGGGCCTGCCATAAATCACAACCATAAAGGCAATTCTGGTGGGAGTAGTGTCAAGAAAGCTGACGTCATTGATCAGGCAATGATGTTCAAGGGCAAAGGTGGAAATTTCAACGAGGCCTATGGAGGAAAGAAAGGTAGTAGTAACCAAAAAGTTGAAAAGAAGAAGGGAGATGATCATAAGAAAAAGAATGGATTACTAGGTCGGTTTCTAGGCTTTGGGAAAAAAAAGAGCAAGAAGGGAGAGTTAGAAGAAGCAACTAATACCAATAATAGCAAGAATGGAGGcgaaaataagaaaggaaaggAAGGGAAAAAAGGTGAAGGTAAATTGGAGGACCATGCTAACAATGACTTTGACTTTCATGATTATGGTCACACCCTTACTCATCCCAAAAACAACGTCAAAGAAGGCCAGATGGGCCCAGGCCCAATAATGGGTCATCAGATGAAGAATATTCCATCAGTGCAAGGACTTCCTGCGATGAACGATGATGGTGGGTATTATCAAGGGGTGCAAATGCAGCATGCTCCATATAATAACCTTCAGCAGCAGCACTACATGGGTATGATGATGAACCAGCAGCAGCATCAACATCAGCAAGCAAATCTGAATAACAACATGTACCCAACATCCATGATGTATGGTAGGTCACATCCATCTATGAACTACATGCCACCACCTCCTATGCCATCTCACCCAATGGCCGATCCTATTACTCATACCTTCAGTGATGAGAATGTTGAGAGCTGCAGTATCATGTAA